The stretch of DNA CTTCCGCTCCCCAGACGAATCGAATGGATCCGGCGCATCAAAAAGCCAAAAATTGTTTAGCGTTCAGTCGGAAAACGGCGATGCCTACCATGCAGACGACATTTTCTCACTCGTGCAACATCTCTTTCAGATAGAACATCGCGGTCTCACAATTACTCGATACAAAGGCTTAGCCGAAATGAACGCTGATCAACTACGCGACACCACTATGCGCCAAGACGACCGAATCCTGCTGAGAGTAACGCTTGAAGACGCTGTCGAAGCTGACCGTGTTTTTACACTTCTCATGGGGGATGTCGTTGAACCTCGACGCGAATTCATAGAACGCTACGGGACTCAGGTAAATCTTGATTTATACGGTGCCTAATATTTTAATTATACCTTGCGGAGAAATTGCGTGCGTTAGAACTTTTGCGTGCGTTTCTCAAACCCGCCTGCGCCGGTGTTGCAGGCTACGCGGTTCGGTGATAAAATTAAAGATAATAGGACTTACACAATTTTGACGATATGACGCTCCGTTAGAGGCTAAACTCCAAAAAAAACACAGGCACTCTCGTGGCACAACCTAACAGGTTGGCGGCGTACTCGCCCAGATGCGACGTGCATCATGCTACAAAAGATCAACCTGCGTAAGTCCTATATAATACAAAAACCGTAGCCAACCTACCTCACCGAACCGCAAGGAAAGTTAAAAAATATGGAAAATATCCAAGAACGAAACATAGAAAATGAACTGACGACATCGTATCTTACCTACGCGATGAGCGTCAATACCAATCGTGCGATACCCGATGTCCGCGATGGTCTCAAACCGAGTACCCGTCGAATTATTTACGCGATGGGACAGATAAATCTCACTGCCAATCGACCTTATGACAAATGCGCTGCCGTTGTTGGGGAGGTGATGAAGAACTACCACCCACACGGTGATGGTCCCATTTACGGGACTCTCGTTGGTTTAGCACAGCCGTTTAGTATACGCTATCCGTTAATAGACGGACAGGGCAACTTCGGGAGTATTGACGACGATCCGCCGGGGGCGATGCGCTATACGGAATGCCGACTTTCTGTTATTGCCAGTGAGATGCTCACTGACATTGAAAAACAGGTCGTTGATTTCCAACCTAACTATAAAGACTCTCTCGAAGAACCGACAGTTCTTCCGGGGCTGCTACCGAATTTGCTCATCAATGGCACAACAGGTATAGGTGTTGGTTACCTTACCCGAATACCACCGCACAACCTCACTGAGGTTGTTGACGCGCTGCTTCATAAGCTCACGGATCCAGATGCCACTTCAGAAACGCTCATGGAACACATCCTCGGACCCGACTTCCCTACCGCAGGTATTATTGTCGGCACTCCTGGTATCCAGCAGATGTATACTACAGGTAAGGGAAGCATCACTATCCGAGCCAAAGCAGTCATAGAAAGATTTTCAGGGCGCGGAGGAGACCGGGAACAAATCGTCATAACCGAGATTCCTTATCAGGTTAAGAAAAATCAATTGTTACAGCGGATGTATGACCTTGTTGTCAGTAAAACCATTACTGGAATCAACGATATCCGAGACGAGTCAGACAAGGAAATTCGCATCGTTATACCCCTCAAACGCGGCGAAATCGCACAGGTTATCCTGAATCAACTGTATAAACATACGCAGATGCAGATGAACTTCAGTGCGAATCTTCTCTGCCTTGTGGAGGGACTTCCGAAGGTTCTAACACTCGAGGAAATCATCAGTCACTACCTTGACCACCGCAGGGATGTGGTCCGGCGGCGGACGCAATTTGAACTTGCCCGTGCCGAACGTAGAAATCACATTTTAGAGGGATACCTCTTGGCACTGCAAAACCTCGAGGCAATTATAGAGATTGTTCAAACGGCAGAATCACCGCAAACAGCAGAAGCGGAACTCCGTGAAACCTATCAACTCAGCGAGCAGCAGGCGAGAGAAATTCTCACGATGACGCTCCGGCAGCTGACGGGACTCGAACGCCAGCGAATTCACGATGAATATACAGAACTCCTTGATCATATCGCCGAATTTCGCGCGATTCTTGCCGACGAAACGTTGATAACAGATATTATCCGAACGGAACTCGAAACCCTCAAAGAGAAATATGGGGATGAGCGTCGGACTGAAATCACGGGTGAAGTCAGGGAATTTGAGGTCGAAGACCTCATCGCTGACGAAGAGATGGTCGTCACACTCTCCCATTCCGGCTACATCAAACGGTTACCTATGGACACCTATCAGAAGCAGCATCGCGGTGGTGTCGGGATCCGCGGCGCTGCGCGAAAAGATGGCGATTTTTTGGAACACATCTTCGTCGCCACTGCCCATCAAAATATTCTGTTCTTTACAGATTTGGGCAAATGTTATACACTTAAAGTCTATCAAATTCCTGAAGCCAGTCGCCAATCAGTCGGGCGCGCAGTCGTCAACCTACTCCGCTTATCAAAAGGTGAGAATATCACAGCCTATGTTACTGTCCCGCCTAAAACCCTTAGTCGCAAAAGTGAAGGGGCGGATGCCGGCGAGGTTGCAATGGATGAAGTTGCAGCAGAGGCATTCGTCTTCATGTCAACGCAGCGAGGTATCGTCAAAAAAACAGAACTTTCCAGTTTTGAGAATACGCTGTCAAGCGGCATTATCGCCGTTAATCTTGACGATGGTGATAAACTTATCGGTGCACAAGTAACGGACGGTGATTCCGATGTCATTCTTGTCACCCACAAAGGGGTTGCGATTCGTTTCAGTGAAAAAGATGCAAGACCTCTTGGACGCAACACGCGAGGCGTGCGAGGTATAGAACTTGGCGACGAAGATTTCGTTGCACAAATGGTTATTGTTAAGAGCGAAACACTGGAAACAGAGGAAGACACAGCTGCTTCCAGAGAAGACGATACTTTATTGATTGTTACAGAAAATGGGTACGGTAAGCGGACAGCGGTCTCTGCCTATCGTTCTCAAAAACGCGGTGGAAAAGGCATTATCGCCATCGGGAAATCTGCCCGAAATGGGGCGGTTGTCGCTGCAAAACGCGTCGCAAATATTGATGAACTTGTACTCATTAGTTCAAACGGATATGTCACCCGGACGGCGGTCGGGGACATTCGACGTATTGGGCGTAACACCCAAGGTGTGCGAATCATGGCACTCCAAACAGACGAAAAACTTGTCGACGCAGCCAAGATCGAATTCTCATCCGCCCTACTTGAGGAAGAATCAGATTCCTAAGGAGTGGTTGTCGGAAAAATAGCGGTCAGCAATCAGCAATCAGTTAAGAGGGTATTTGTGAACCATAACCCCTTACAATTGATGGCTAAGAGCCGATAGCCGATAGCCGACGGCTAAGAAACAATGAAACATTTTAAAGCGATCTCAATCCTTGTTTTAATCATAGTATGTCTCCCTTTGGGCTCCAATTTGCAAGCGCAAACCGGAGGTGAAACACCTGAATTGGTGATACTCCCTGATGCTGATGCAGGATTGAATTCAAATATGACCCGCGTCGCAGGACTTTATACCAAGTTAATGTGGGCGACATACTACAGAACAGGCGAGCGCAGCATCCCAAAAAGCAAAGCTCTCTACGATGCCTTGATTGAGGAAATTGATGATGCCACCACCCTTCTCGAAGATGGACTCCTATCTGCAGAGGAAGTGAGTTTTATCTATGCCGAACGTGCCTCACTTCGGTATCCTAAATTGCAGGATATCAATGGGGCAGAAGAGGACGCGAAAACAGCTATTGAACTGAATTCTGACAATGTAAAGGCAACATGGGTTCTTGCCCAAATAGTAACCGAGCGATTTCTGTATCAAATGGAACGGAACAGAAACGGTAGAAGACTTAACACGCTACAAAAGGAGATGTTTGATACCCTAAAACGCGTGGTCGATTTAGATCCCGATCACAATAAGGCTTACTTCTACCTTGGTAGTATGGCACGTGATCTCGGCGATACTGAACTTGCCATTACGTCCTTCAAGGCACTGACACGCATTATTCCTTATGATGACCGATATTATCGGGAACTCGCTGAACTCTATAAAAGTCAAAACCGGCTCGATGAGGCTGTCCAGTCCTACGAAAGAGTTGTCACTATTCGACCCGAACAGAAAAGTGCCCGAAATCGGCTTGGGCAGCTTCACCTTCAAGCTGGCGATTATCCTGCAGCGATAAAAACTTTCCTCTCTGTTTTGCCACCACTTGAAGGACAGTTGGAGACGAATGGTGTGAGGGAACGCGCTACGC from Candidatus Poribacteria bacterium encodes:
- the gyrA gene encoding DNA gyrase subunit A — encoded protein: MENIQERNIENELTTSYLTYAMSVNTNRAIPDVRDGLKPSTRRIIYAMGQINLTANRPYDKCAAVVGEVMKNYHPHGDGPIYGTLVGLAQPFSIRYPLIDGQGNFGSIDDDPPGAMRYTECRLSVIASEMLTDIEKQVVDFQPNYKDSLEEPTVLPGLLPNLLINGTTGIGVGYLTRIPPHNLTEVVDALLHKLTDPDATSETLMEHILGPDFPTAGIIVGTPGIQQMYTTGKGSITIRAKAVIERFSGRGGDREQIVITEIPYQVKKNQLLQRMYDLVVSKTITGINDIRDESDKEIRIVIPLKRGEIAQVILNQLYKHTQMQMNFSANLLCLVEGLPKVLTLEEIISHYLDHRRDVVRRRTQFELARAERRNHILEGYLLALQNLEAIIEIVQTAESPQTAEAELRETYQLSEQQAREILTMTLRQLTGLERQRIHDEYTELLDHIAEFRAILADETLITDIIRTELETLKEKYGDERRTEITGEVREFEVEDLIADEEMVVTLSHSGYIKRLPMDTYQKQHRGGVGIRGAARKDGDFLEHIFVATAHQNILFFTDLGKCYTLKVYQIPEASRQSVGRAVVNLLRLSKGENITAYVTVPPKTLSRKSEGADAGEVAMDEVAAEAFVFMSTQRGIVKKTELSSFENTLSSGIIAVNLDDGDKLIGAQVTDGDSDVILVTHKGVAIRFSEKDARPLGRNTRGVRGIELGDEDFVAQMVIVKSETLETEEDTAASREDDTLLIVTENGYGKRTAVSAYRSQKRGGKGIIAIGKSARNGAVVAAKRVANIDELVLISSNGYVTRTAVGDIRRIGRNTQGVRIMALQTDEKLVDAAKIEFSSALLEEESDS
- a CDS encoding tetratricopeptide repeat protein, whose translation is MKHFKAISILVLIIVCLPLGSNLQAQTGGETPELVILPDADAGLNSNMTRVAGLYTKLMWATYYRTGERSIPKSKALYDALIEEIDDATTLLEDGLLSAEEVSFIYAERASLRYPKLQDINGAEEDAKTAIELNSDNVKATWVLAQIVTERFLYQMERNRNGRRLNTLQKEMFDTLKRVVDLDPDHNKAYFYLGSMARDLGDTELAITSFKALTRIIPYDDRYYRELAELYKSQNRLDEAVQSYERVVTIRPEQKSARNRLGQLHLQAGDYPAAIKTFLSVLPPLEGQLETNGVRERATPNVSEEEIEAHQGISLAYQAQNDFEQSEFHITRAINLLEERAKRTRTGFRTRSSERIELANRIQEARYTLGQIYLKFNVPRKAVQTFTKILSTNDKYVPALSGIGMAYQMQDDVKRAEIYLRRAIELSAEEELPDAYNALGYLYAEQGINLDEAAALVRRALKSVPKSGAYLDSLGLIYFKQGKLDAAIENLEQALHYLPDTPEILLHLADAYLGKGLKQKALQTLEQAVLLEPNNAELRQKLERSLQQSGVGGRENGFNQPTVSDSDAPESR